In a genomic window of Babylonia areolata isolate BAREFJ2019XMU chromosome 3, ASM4173473v1, whole genome shotgun sequence:
- the LOC143279794 gene encoding phosphatidylinositol 3-kinase regulatory subunit alpha-like, producing the protein MAEYALLGIGIEDGDNNGSDLASQSWYWEGLDKEEANRILMAKTHGHFLVRDSSVSGDYTLVVRRRDKIRNIRILRGEDGGFGVAENRCDFTEVSDLILYLMNHPRILRAHFNNVELLYPVSKPESMIDILTHNLLKRLVLRNKDLMLANEQYSNHIKQRKLTLQTIQQMKTMRTSLNTVMSLFEEQLAALNTELSGDLMKPASSEESSSVEMNRSMMHGRIATMKTRIDGVEREERKLSTAALSQLETFHQQKAILSDLQQEVTFLRLRVEERGLVKEYLDLLLKDQKDVDLSHYDPGNWSVVCGRPEAERILEQRDPGTFLVRPGSDGGYALSIACAIDDNVDVRHCKIHMDPHSFQFGFHRDYCIFASLEELVKKHQTISLRFYNVRLDVCLTYPVNYHRNRAPSQ; encoded by the exons ATGGCGGAGTACGCTCTACTGGGGATTGGCATTGAGGACGGCGACAACAATGGTAGTGATCTGGCCAGCCAGTCCTGGTACTGGGAGGGACTGGACAA ggaggagGCCAACCGAATCCTGATGGCCAAGACCCATGGTCATTTCTTGGTCCGGGACTCCTCAGTAAGCGGCGATTACACATTGGTCGTCAG GAGGAGGGATAAAATACGCAACATACGCATACTACGCGGGGAGGATGGAGGCTTCGGGGTGGCGGAGAACAGGTGTGACTTCACGGAAGTGTCGGACCTGATTCTGTACCTGATGAACCACCCGAGAATCCTTCGCGCACACTTTAACAACGTCGAACTTCTCTACCCTGTTTCCAAG CCGGAATCGATGATAGACATCTTGACGCATAATCTTCTGAAACGGCTGGTGCTGAGGAATAAAGACTTGATGCTGGCCAACGAACAATATTCAAACCACATAAAACAGCGGAAACTGACAttgcag ACCATCCAGCAAATGAAGACGATGAGGACGTCCCTGAACACAGTGATGTCGCTGTTTGAAGAACAGCTGGCGGCGCTGAACACAGAACTGTCTGGAGACCTCATGAAACCCGCTTCTTCTGAAGAGTCTTcaag TGTCGAGATGAACAGATCGATGATGCATGGGAGGATTGCGACGATGAAGACGAGGAtcgatggggtggagagggaggagaggaagctgTCGACGGCAGCACTGTCGCAGCTGGAGACGTTCCACCAGCAGAAGGCCATACTGTCTGATCTCCAGCAGGAAGTCACCTTCTTACGCTT acgggtggaggagagaggtctGGTGAAGGAGTACCTAGACCTCTTGTTGAAGGATCAGAAGGACGTGGACCTCAGCCACTATGACCCTGG GAACTGGTCGGTGGTGTGCGGTAGGCCGGAGGCAGAGAGAATCCTGGAGCAGCGAGATCCTGGCACCTTTCTCGTGCGACCGGGCAGTGATGGGGGCTACGCCTTGTCCATTGc CTGCGCCATTGACGACAACGTGGACGTGCGCCACTGCAAGATCCACATGGACCCTCACAGCTTCCAGTTTGGCTTCCACAGGGACTACTGCATCTTCGCCTCCTTGGAGGAGCTGGTCAAGAAGCACCAGACCATCTCCCTCCGCTTCTACAACGTCCGTCTGGACGTCTGCCTCACATACCCCGTCAACTACCACCGGAACAGGGCTCCCAGCCAGTAG